The Nothobranchius furzeri strain GRZ-AD chromosome 6, NfurGRZ-RIMD1, whole genome shotgun sequence genome includes a region encoding these proteins:
- the slc38a9 gene encoding neutral amino acid transporter 9 yields the protein MEDEGRPLLSSQYTGETYSNRGSTDSLDCKVKRPFHVEPRNIVDDDPQKRISAEAAILNSRVHYYGRLTASSDMLLSPPNHVIPLNEELYVYSPLGTAFKVPDGDSASKNPSIVTIFAIWNTMMGTSILSIPWGIKQSGFTLGILILILTGLLMLYCCYIVIKSPKAIPNEDTSSWEFPDVCRFYFGKTGQWSSLLFSMVSLIGAMVVYWVLMSNFLYNTGQGIQNFVHNISTSDSEFGTNGSDRVICPFPKTNPEGNDTTCTLRLSSVGNSSDPGAFEHYWSKTRTVPLYLIVLLLPLLCFRSASFFARFTFFGTISVVYLIVLVTIKAVRLGFHLEFHWLDTSQFFVPEFRQFFPNFTGILTLAFFIHNCIITLMKSNKNQDNNVRDLSVAYLLVGLTYLYVGVLIFAAFPSPPLYKDCIEPNFLDNFPSSDVLVFVARFLLLFQMITVYPLLGYLVRVQIMGQLFGNHYPSFLHILILNIFIVGTGVAMAMFYPNIGSIIRYSGAICGLALVFLFPALVHMMSLRQDGRLSWPSAFFHSFLIVLGLANVIAQVFM from the exons ATGGAGGATGAGGGCAGACCTCTGCTGAGCTCCCAGTACACCGGAGAGACCTACTCCAACCGAGGATCCACCGACTCCCTGGACTGCAAAGTCAAACG GCCGTTCCACGTGGAGCCCCGCAACATCGTAGATGATGATCCTCAGAAGAGAATCTCTGCTGAGGCCGCCATCCTCAACAGCAGAGTCCATTACTACGGCAGACTTACGGCCTCCTCTGATATGCTCTTG AGTCCTCCGAATCATGTGATCCCCCTGAACGAGGAGCTCTACGTCTATAGTCCTCTTGGGACCGCGTTCAAAGTGCCAGATGGGGACTCTGCCTCTAAAAACCCCAGTATTGTTACGAT CTTTGCTATATGGAACACAATGATGGGCACATCCATACTCAGTATACCGTGGGGGATTAAGCAG TCTGGTTTCACTTTGGGGATCCTCATCCTCATTCTCACAGGCCTGCTTATGCTGTACTGCTGTTACATTGTCATCAAGTCCCCCAAGGCGATAC CCAACGAGGACACGTCCAGCTGGGAATTTCCCGATGTTTGTAGATTCTACTTTGGAAAGACTGGCCAATGGTCCAGCTTGTTGTTCTCCATGGTGTCCCTTATTGGTGCCATGGTGGTTTACTGGGTCCTCATGTCCAACTTCCTGTACAACACTGGGCAGGGTATCCAGA ACTTTGTACACAACATCAGCACGTCCGATTCAGAGTTTGGAACCAACGGCTCAGACCGAG TCATTTGTCCATTCCCAAAAACCAACCCAGAAGGAAATGACACCACCTGCACACTTCGTCTCAGCAGCGTTGGGAATTCGTCTGACCCGGGTGCTTTTGAGCACTACTGGAGTAAAACCCGCACCGTCCCGCTCTACCTCATCGTTCTGCTGCTGCCTCTCCTCTGTTTCCGCTCAGCTTCCTTCTTTGCAAGGTTCACCTTCTTTG GCACCATATCAGTTGTCTACCTGATTGTTTTGGTCACGATTAAAGCTGTCCGCCTCGGCTTCCACCTGGAGTTTCACTGGCTGGACACGTCCCAGTTCTTCGTACCAG AGTTCAGACAGTTTTTTCCAAACTTTACTGGGATCCTCACTCTGGCCTTCTTCATTCACAACTGCATCATCACACTAATGAAGAGCAATAAAAACCAAGACAACAAT GTGCGGGACCTGTCTGTGGCATACCTCTTAGTAGGGCTGACGTACCTGTATGTGGGGGTGCTGATTTTTGCTGCCTTTCCATCACCTCCACTCTACAAGGACTGCATAGAACCT AACTTCTTGGATAACTTCCCCAGCAGTGACGTGTTGGTGTTTGTGGCTCGATTCCTTCTGCTGTTCCAGATGATCACGGTCTACCCGCTGCTGGGATACCTGGTACGGGTCCAGATTATGGGTCAGCTCTTTGGGAACCACTATCCCAG TTTCCTTCACATCCTCATACTGAATATCTTCATTGTTGGAACTGGTGTCGCAATGGCAATGTTTTATCCCAATATCGGATCAATCATACG GTATTCTGGAGCTATTTGTGGACTGGCATTAGTGTTTCTCTTTCCTGCTTTAGTCCACATGATGTCCCTGAGACAAGACGGGAGGCTCAGCTGGCCGTCAGCTTTTTTCCATAGTTTCCTCATCGTACTAGGCCTGGCTAATGTAATCGCACAAGTATTTATGTAA
- the purg gene encoding purine-rich element-binding protein gamma: protein MMADGCCRGVERGRGGKMVSDSLPRHPYPQQYIQTGALQQGNDIQELASKRVDIQKKRFYLDVKQSVRGRFLKIAEVWIGRGRHDNIRKSKLTLSMSMAPALRYSLGDFIDYYARIGLRGGSGPAPHPSDEQGTNGQGRGHDARRKVREQHVTPSPAGSVGSDDHAHRVLKSEFIERDNRKYFLDLKENQRGRFLRIRQTVGKGHGSMGYYGQGIEQTIVLPAQGLIEFRDALSQLIEDYGDEDADEHGRTGSRNRLDSPELPEAASFRVDNKRFYFDVGSNRYGVFLKISEVRQPYRNTITVPLKAWARFGENFIRYEEEMRRIFSCHKEKRTEVRQDSLEQDD from the coding sequence ATGATGGCTGATGGGTGCTGCAGGGGGGTGGAGAGGGGCAGGGGGGGTAAGATGGTATCCGACTCTCTGCCGAGGCACCCGTATCCTCAGCAGTACATCCAGACCGGAGCGCTGCAGCAGGGGAACGACATCCAGGAGTTGGCCTCCAAGCGCGTCGACATCCAGAAGAAACGCTTTTATCTGGACGTGAAGCAGAGCGTCCGCGGCCGCTTCCTGAAGATCGCGGAGGTGTGGATCGGGAGAGGCCGTCATGACAACATCAGGAAGAGCAAGCTGACCCTGTCCATGTCCATGGCCCCGGCGCTGCGCTACAGCCTGGGGGACTTTATTGACTACTATGCCCGGATTGGACTGCGGGGGGGCTCGGGCCCGGCGCCCCATCCGTCCGATGAGCAAGGCACCAACGGACAGGGTCGCGGGCACGACGCTCGCAGGAAAGTGCGGGAGCAGCACGTGACTCCGTCTCCCGCCGGCTCCGTGGGCTCTGACGACCATGCCCACCGCGTCCTCAAGAGCGAGTTCATCGAGAGGGACAACAGGAAGTACTTCCTGGACCTGAAGGAGAACCAGAGAGGCAGGTTCCTCCGCATCCGGCAGACTGTCGGTAAAGGTCACGGCTCCATGGGTTACTACGGCCAGGGCATCGAGCAGACCATCGTGCTGCCCGCTCAGGGGCTCATCGAGTTCAGAGACGCCCTCTCGCAGCTCATCGAGGACTACGGAGACGAGGACGCGGACGAGCACGGCCGAACCGGCTCCAGGAACCGGCTGGACAGCCCCGAGCTTCCCGAGGCCGCGTCCTTTCGAGTGGACAACAAACGGTTTTACTTCGACGTGGGCTCCAACCGATATGGCGTGTTCCTAAAGATCAGCGAAGTACGCCAGCCCTACAGGAACACCATCACGGTTCCGCTTAAGGCCTGGGCTCGGTTCGGAGAGAACTTCATCCGCTATGAGGAGGAGATGCGGCGGATCTTTTCATGCCACAAAGAGAAGAGGACAGAGGTTCGGCAGGACAGCCTGGAGCAGGACGATTGA